The Flavobacterium sp. 1 genome contains the following window.
GATTTTCAATGTACTAATTTACGCTTTTTAGCTAAATATAGAAATCAATCTGTTTGTTTTTTTAGCTGACTTCCCATTTAATAAGATAGAAATAGCTAACTTTAAACTACTTTTTTGAGATAAAATAAAAATTTTACTATGGAAAAAGGTAATTTCATCAAAATTGAAGCGATCCAAATAGCCGAAGCTTTTAATATAAAAAAATTAAGGGCTGAATTTGGTGTTGAACCCCACTCGAGTTCACCGTCGGAAATATTTTACACGCTGACGAATAAAAAAAGATATCTCTATATATTTGACTATGGTGTGGTTGTATTTGCAAATTTTACAGCACCTAAGAAAAATGAATTCATTGATTTTGTAAAAAATTATACTTCTACAATTGTTGATTTGGAATTACTTGAAGAATACAGAATAGAAATTGACGAAAACATCGCAAAAGTGATTATCAAAAATGATTATGTTACTGTGCCTTATGTGGATCCTTCTGTTTTGAAAATCGTAATGTTGAATATCGCACAATCTGTTGCTTTGGATTATTATGAGGCGCTGACAGATGATCTTATCACTTCTTCCAAAAAATACATACAGGAATTGGAACATCGAGGAAAACTGAGCATTTCAAAGAAAAATCTGCTCAAATACATCGGAAAAGTATTGAACGTTAAGAACAGTATTGTTGACAATCTCTATATTCTCGATGACCCGAATTTAGTTTGGGACAATGAAGAGCTCCATTTGCTAAACCGACACCTAAAAGCAAATTTTGATATTAATCCACGTTTTAAGGATCTTGATTATAGATTGGATATCGTAGAGGATAATCTTAGGCTTTTTACCGACGTACTGAATGTTCGCGAAAGTTCCCGATTAGAATGGATTGTGATTATATTGATCTTTTTGGAGATTATGATTGCATTGCTTTTCCATTAATCACTCTTCAGCCAACCTGTAATGCTCATTCTAGTACTTTGGGTAACCAGAACTTCATGAACAAGCTCATCGCTTTTAAAAAAAACCGTTTTGCCTTGAGTAGGGTTTATTTTTTGATTGTTATCCAATTGATGAATCAGAAGTTCTCCTCCATCACTCTCTTGCCACTCACTGTTTAAATAGCTAATCATGGAATATTTTCGGCTCGGGTTATTCTTGAATTGGTCAAGATGTTTCACATAGAAATCACCTTTTTCGTAAAGGGAATAATGGAATTCATAACCTGTAATTCCGGCGTAACAACTTTCATTTAAATAGAGAATAAAAGCTTCTATTTGCACAAAAAACTCATTCTCAAAATCATTATTGTTCTTTTTGTCCAACCAATAAATGGAATCGCTTCGGATGGCACCATCGTATGATAACTTCTCTGAATTGCCAATACCTGCTGTGGCTAATTGGCTGTTTTTATTTAATGCAGATAAATTCTGCTTCAAGTTATTAGCCAAAGTTTCACTTAAAAAATGTTCCGATATACCTACTTTATTTTCAATATAAGTTGCAATCAAAGCTTCAAAACTATTTTCCATATCCAATTTTGATGGACTGAAAATAGCGCCAACGGGGCAAGGTAGACTATTAAAAACAGGAACGGTCACAAAATAAAATAAATAAAAATTTTCTGATTGATATGGGACGTATATTTTGAATGTTCGCCAACTCTAAAATCTTATGACTTTGTGTTTTTTTTTGAAAGTTTTTGAAAAGCGTGAAACATGTCAAAAGTGTTTAGAATTTTTTCGTGATGTTTTTAGAATTAGAAAAGTTTCTAGAGTTAAAAAAACTATACAATTACATTTTTATATATAAGCAATGATACTGAATCTTTAAGGGTTTCACGGTAAAAGTCGGGAGACTTTTATATGATTTACAATTTTAAAAAACATTTAAATAAAAGCGCAAAGTCATGATACTTTACGGGGCGGGGCGTTTTGGTTTTGAGGCACCTCATTATCAAGAAACCATTTCAAATCTAAAAAGCTATATTTTAGAGCGTTGTCGTGATAACAAAATTTGGCTTGAAATCATTCCGAGGAACTATAAAAACGCATTCCACAAAAAATTGTTTTTTCTTCTATTGTTCTCCTCTTTATCATCACCATAATCGAACCATTCTTTCGTTTTTTCTTCAATTTCTTTCTTTAGACCCAATAAATCATAGGTTTTTTTAGCTGTGATGGGTTTTAATTCGGAGGCTTTAGTCATCGACAAATCTACTTTGGTGGCTACAAATGAGGTGTATAATCTAGGAATTGAAAGCCCCAAAATCAAACCTGACAATCCGTGAATAGAACAAGGACCTCCAGAAATGGTGATCTCATCGGTATAAAAAGCAAATACATAAACGTCGTCCATTATTTTGCCTACTGCTTTTCGGCAATTATAACCTGCTATTTCTCTGTTTTCGTTAGTGATTTTCCATTCAATATTTTGGATGCTGTCGGCTATCACAAAATTAGTACCTACTATTTGTTTTTGCATCATCATTTTTTTGGCTCCAAAATCAAAATACCAAGTGTTTTCTTCATCTTGATCTTTGTAGTATTTAGGAATTTTTGTTTTTGAACTCCATCGATCAAATTTGAAGATGCTTTTGTTGTCTGCAAAAGTATAGGTGTAATACGATATTTTTAGGTCAGAAAGGTTGTCTTTCATCATCTCATCCCAACTATCATTGCTCATTGTTTTTTTCAAATTCGTATTTACTTCATATTCAACTACCGCTTTTTCTATAAATTGCTGTGCTATTGCTGTAGTTGTAAAAATTAGTGTTGTAAGAATAAAAAGTATTGATTTCATATGTTGCTATTTTTTATGGTCATTTTCGGAACAGTTCCTGATTTATTTTTTTGCTGTTTCGCCTTTGTTTTTAAAATTCCAGGTAAATCCTATCATAGCATATCTTTTGAGTCTGTCATTTTGTTCCTCTGTAATTGAGTTTTCATAAACAGATCTTCGGATACCAATATTTTGATTCAAAATATCTCGCACCATTATGTAAGCCGTAAATTCATCATTTTTGAAAGTGCGTTCTAGTCTTGCATTCCACAATTGATTGGTAAGATTGGTTTGAAAATCAACCGTTTTTTGCCTAGACATAAAATTATAATCAGTAGATAGTTTCCATTTTTCTCTGAAATAAACCCCAATATCCAATCCTAAATCATTGGTGTTAAATGATTTTATTTTATCGTTTTGAGATGTCGTATTTCTGTTATTTGAAAAATTATTACTCAAACTAAGGTCATATTTTTTTGCTTTAGATTTATTTAAATAAACGGAAAATCCTGAGTTTAAAGTTTTAGAATCGTTGGTGCTATTATTAATGCTATTTACAGATTTATTGTAGTTTAGATTTGGATTAAGATTAACCTGTAAATCAAGTTTCTTCAGCTTAAAACCATATCCTACATACAAATTGACAGAATAATTACCATTCGTATTTATAGGTTTGGTAATTGTTTGCGCACTTTCTGGATCTATAACTCTGCTATAAGAAATCAAATTAGAAGTTGTTCTAAACGAGAAACTTTGATAAAATTGGGTTTCTGTCAAAATGCTATAAGTGCTGTTAAATAGACCTATATTATTGGTAAAAGA
Protein-coding sequences here:
- a CDS encoding RMD1 family protein; the encoded protein is MEKGNFIKIEAIQIAEAFNIKKLRAEFGVEPHSSSPSEIFYTLTNKKRYLYIFDYGVVVFANFTAPKKNEFIDFVKNYTSTIVDLELLEEYRIEIDENIAKVIIKNDYVTVPYVDPSVLKIVMLNIAQSVALDYYEALTDDLITSSKKYIQELEHRGKLSISKKNLLKYIGKVLNVKNSIVDNLYILDDPNLVWDNEELHLLNRHLKANFDINPRFKDLDYRLDIVEDNLRLFTDVLNVRESSRLEWIVIILIFLEIMIALLFH
- a CDS encoding 2OG-Fe(II) oxygenase family protein produces the protein MENSFEALIATYIENKVGISEHFLSETLANNLKQNLSALNKNSQLATAGIGNSEKLSYDGAIRSDSIYWLDKKNNNDFENEFFVQIEAFILYLNESCYAGITGYEFHYSLYEKGDFYVKHLDQFKNNPSRKYSMISYLNSEWQESDGGELLIHQLDNNQKINPTQGKTVFFKSDELVHEVLVTQSTRMSITGWLKSD
- a CDS encoding GLPGLI family protein encodes the protein MKSILFILTTLIFTTTAIAQQFIEKAVVEYEVNTNLKKTMSNDSWDEMMKDNLSDLKISYYTYTFADNKSIFKFDRWSSKTKIPKYYKDQDEENTWYFDFGAKKMMMQKQIVGTNFVIADSIQNIEWKITNENREIAGYNCRKAVGKIMDDVYVFAFYTDEITISGGPCSIHGLSGLILGLSIPRLYTSFVATKVDLSMTKASELKPITAKKTYDLLGLKKEIEEKTKEWFDYGDDKEENNRRKNNFLWNAFL